A stretch of the Tachysurus fulvidraco isolate hzauxx_2018 chromosome 18, HZAU_PFXX_2.0, whole genome shotgun sequence genome encodes the following:
- the pspc1 gene encoding paraspeckle component 1 isoform X3, whose protein sequence is MANRNLKHVNIQNSSPSPKPPNRSTESPSAERVQKMEAATPSPQVTSPQPEAEGSSTEPREMTLDLKSFRKPGEKTFTQRCRLFIGNLPTDITEEDFRKLFAKYGEANEVFINRDRGFGFIRLESRTLAEIAKAELDGTVLRNRPIRIRFATHGAALTVRNLSPVVTNELLEQAFSQFGPVERAVVVVDDRGRPTGKGIVEFANKPAARKALDRCAEGALLLTTSPRPVIVEPTEQCDEEDGLSEKLLQKSAQYHKEREQPPRFAQPGTFEFEYSSRWKALDEMEKQQREQVKRNIQEAKEKLEAEMETAKHEHQLMMMRQDLMRRQEELRRLEELRNQELHKRKQMAMRHEEERRRHEEEMMRHRDQDDMRRQPDAFKPGFMDSIDADLYMVW, encoded by the exons ATGGCGAACCGAAACCTTAAGCACGTAAACATTCAGAACAGTTCTCCATCTCCGAAGCCTCCGAATCGCAGCACGGAGTCTCCGTCCGCGGAGCGCGTGCAGAAGATGGAGGCAGCGACGCCATCGCCTCAAGTCACGAGCCCTCAACCTGAGGCAGAAGGCAGCAGCACCGAGCCTCGGGAAATGACATTAGACCTGAAGAGCTTCAGGAAACCGGGAGagaaaacattcacacaaagGTGCAGACTGTTTATAGGCAACCTTCCTACTGACATCACGGAAGAAGACTTCAGGAAGCTGTTCGCTAAATATGGCGAAGCTAATGAAGTATTTATCAACCGAGACCGAGGATTCGGATTCATTCGACTG GAATCGAGGACACTAGCAGAGATTGCCAAAGCAGAGTTGGATGGCACAGTGCTGAGGAACAGGCCAATTCGCATCCGGTTTGCCACACATGGAGCTGCTCTCACGGTTCGAAACCTTTCACCAGTTGTTACCAATGAACTCCTGGAGCAGGCATTTTCACAGTTTGGGCCAGTTGAAAGGGCAGTTGTGGTGGTAGATGATCGTGGCAGACCCACAGGTAAAGGCATTGTGGAGTTTGCCAATAAGCCTGCTGCACGAAAGGCTCTTGACCGTTGTGCTGAAGGAGCCCTTTTACTTACCAC GTCTCCGAGGCCAGTTATTGTTGAACCAACAGAACAGTGTGACGAAGAAGATGGCCTTTCAGAAAAACTATTGCAGAAGTCAGCACAATATCACAA GGAAAGGGAGCAGCCTCCACGCTTTGCCCAGCCAGGCACCTTTGAGTTTGAGTACTCCTCGCGGTGGAAGGCACTTGATGAGATGGAGAAACAGCAGCGCGAGCAGGTGAAAAGGAATATCCAAGAGGCCAAGGAGAAACTGGAAGCTGAGATGGAGACAGCGAAACACGAGCACcagctgatgatgatgagacaAG ATCTAATGCGCCGTCAAGAAGAGTTGCGTCGACTGGAAGAACTGAGAAACCAGGAGCTGCATAAGCGCAAACAGATGGCGATGAG GCATGAGGAAGAAAGACGGAGACACGAGGAGGAAATGATGCGCCACAGAGACCAGGACGATATGAGACGTCAGCCTGATGCCTTTAAACCTGGTTTTATGGATAGC